Genomic window (Tistrella bauzanensis):
GCCGGCGCTGTATCGGCAGTGGCGCGCCGCCGGGCGGGTGGCCTGCGTGCGCATCAATCCCCTCGCGGGGGACGGCCGTCAGGATCTGGCGGCGGTGATGGCCGGCGCGCCCGATATCGTGGCCTTGCCCAAGGTCGACAGCCCGGCCCGGATCGTGGAACTGGATGCGCTGATCGGCGAGATGGAGCGCGATCACGGCCTGAGCCCGGGATCGACCGCGATCCTGCCCAACATCGAAAGCGCGCGCGGGATCCTTGCCACCGCCGCGATCGCCACCGCCAGCCCGCGGGTGATCGGCTGCCTGATGGCGTCCGAGGATCTGGCGGCCGATCTGGGCGCCGAACGCGACCGCGACGCCGCCGAACTGGACCATGCCCGCGGCCGGTTCCTGATCGATTGCGTGGCGGCCGGGGTGATCGCGGTTGACTGCCCCTATACCTGGAGCGATGCCGAGGGGGCGGCCGCCTGCGCGCGCCGCGCCCGCCGCCTGGGCTATACCGCCAAAAGCCTGGTCGATCCCGGCCACGCCGGGGCCATCAACGCGGTGCTGACGCCATCGCCCGCCGAGATCGCCACTGCCCGCCGGATCGTCGATAGATTCGATGCCGCCCGCGCCCGGGGTGCCGCGCGGGTGGAACTGGATGGCGTGCTGGTGGAACTGCCCCGACGCAACAATGCCGCCCGCCTGCTGGCCCGCGCCCACGCCTTCATCACCGCCGGACTGATCGGAGACCCGTCATGACCACCCGACCGGTCATCCATATCGATGCCGATGCCTGCCCGGTGAAGGCCGAGGTCTATAAGGTCGCGGCACGCTATGGGCTGAAGGTGCGGGTGGTTTCCAACGCCTGGATCAACATTCCCGAAGGGCCGCTGGTCGAACGGGTGATTGTGGGCGACGGCTTCGACGCGGCCGATGACCGGATCGTGGAGGACACGACGGCGGGCGATATCGTCATCACCGCCGACATCCAGCTTGCCGGCCGCTGTCTTGGCGCCGGCGCCGCCGCGATCGGCCCGGACGGTCGGGAGTTCACCGGCGCCAATATCGGCTCGGCGCTGGCGATGCGCGCGCTGATGGCCGACTTGCGCGCCGGTGTCGGCGCCGAGGGCCTGCGCGGCCCGAAGCCGATGACCGCGCGCGACCGGTCGAGCTTCCTGCAGACGCTGGACCGGGTGGTGACCCGCCAGCTGCGGGGATGAGGTTGCGGGGGTGACCGTTGCGGGGGCCCGCTACGGGGGGCTGGCGGTCAGGTAATCAGGTTCAGGTGTCGGGTGGTCCCGGTTCCTTTCATACCTCTTCAAGCTCGGCATCGCGGTGAAGCTCGGTACGCACCGGCATGCCCGGTTTGATGGTCAGCGTCACCGGCGTGCGCTCGGCCAGATCCAGCAGCGCGGCGGTCTGGGCGTCGTTGAGATCGCCATGAAACGCGATGGTGCGATCGATGACCACGATGTTCTCGTCGTCCTCGTCGCGCGCGAAGGCGACGGTGACGTCCAGCCCGTCCAGCGGCCAATGCTGATGGGTCGCATACATCTTCAAGGTGATCGATGTGCAGGCCGCGAGGCTGGACAGCAGCAATTGATGCGGGGTCGGCCCCTGCTCATTGCCACCCATAGCGACCGGCTCGTCGGCGGTGAGGCGATGGACGCCGGTGGACAGGGTAACGGCATAGGGAAGGCTGCCGATCGAGGCATTGACGTGCGACATGTCCTGGCTCCCTTGACTGAACGCGACCACCGGGCCGCGGCGGGCGCGGCCCTTCCGTCAGTGCCCGACGGTCGGTGTCTTTGTTGATATGGCGTCTTCGTGGCGCGGAACCAGCACCTGGATTCGCGAAACCGCCCGGGCATGGAGCGTTGCGTTACGGGACATCCTCCGCCCGGACCCGGATCTGCCACCCTTTCCGCCCCAATCGGGCCATGTCGCGCGATGACGGGCCGCGATCAGCGCCTGAAACCACCTTTGGCAGCGTCACATGCCACTGTGCCAACCCATCCCCGCCCCAATGCCCCCACCGCTGGATGGCGCTTGCCCGATATAGGTCACAGCGATCAGCATTCCTGCCACGCGCTGTAATGACGAAAGGTTCATGTCGCATAATGCCATGCAAAATGATCACGGGTTCCGCAAAATGCCAGACTCAACACTATTTATCTGAATCCATGCATCGCCCTGTCGATTCATGATCTTCTCTTTACCGTTAGTCAACTGTTGGGTGGCATATTTCAGAGAGAGCAGTCTGGAACGAATTTGATATTGGGGTCTGAGCCATGATCATGACAATGCTGTCGAACCTTCGGGTATCTTCGAAGATCCTGATCGTCATCATGATGATGGCGCTGGTGGCAACCGCCATTGCCGGGCTGGCGAATTGGGGCCTGACACGGCTGAGCATGGCGACCGAGACCGTCAAGATGGCCGGCCACAATGTCCGCGACGGCACCAGGACCAATCAGTTGATCATCGATCTGAACCGCGCCGAATACCGGATCGCGGCGGATCCGTCGCAGCTTGCCGATGCGCTGGCCGACATCACCGCGGCCGAGGCCGAGGTGGTGACGCTGCTGAACGGGTTGAAGACGCAGGCGAGCCCCGAGGAACTGGCGCGGATCGCCGCGGTCGAGGCCGGGATCGTGCCCTATTTCGCCGAGATCGACGAGGCGGTGCGGCTGGCCGGACAGGCCGCCGGCCGCGTGCTCAGCGCCGATCAGCGTGCATCGGTCACCGAAGCGGCCCATGGCCGCGAGATGGCCGCGGCCCTGGAACGCGACATCGCCGCGCTGGTGAACGCGACCGTCGCCCGTGCCGACCGGACGGCGCAAGAGGCCGAGGCCATGGCGCATGAGGTGGAACTGGTGGTGATGGGCGTGGCCCTGGCCGGCATTGCCGCAGGTCTGGTGTTCGGCCTGCTGATCGCCAGCCGCGGCATCGTGCGGCCGCTTGCCGCCACCGTTGTCGGCCTGAAGGATCTGGCGAATGGCCGGCTGGACGTGACGGTTGCGAATACCGGCCGGCGCGACGAAATCGGCGATATCGCCCGCACCATGCTGGTGTTCAAGGAGAATGCGATCGAACGCCAGCGCCTGGCCGACCTTCAGGCCGTACAGGACGCGGCCAAGCTGAAGCGTGCCGAAGACGTCAGCCGCCTGATCCTGGGCTTCGACAAGGACGTCTCGGAAGTGCTGGGCGTGATGAGCCATGCTTCCGAGGAACTGGAAGCGACAGCACAGCTTCTGTCGGCGGGATCGGAAGAGACCTCGCGTCAGGCCGCCACGGTCAATGCCGCCGCCGAACAGGCATCGGTGAATGTCCAGACCGTCGCCGCCGCGACCGAGGAGTTGACCGCGACCGTGGCCGAGGTGGCCCGCCGGATGGAGGATGCCCGGATGGTGGCGACCGATGCCTCGAACGAGGCCGACCGGGCCAAGAGCTTCGTGGGCGAGCTGGATCAGGCCGGGCGCGCCATCGCCTCGGTGATCACCCTGATCAGCGAGATCGCGAGCCAGACCAATCTGCTGGCGCTGAACGCCACGATCGAGGCGGCGCGCGCCGGCGAGGCCGGCAAGGGCTTCGCGGTGGTGGCATCGGAAGTGAAGACGCTGGCCACCCAGACCGCGCGGGCCACCGATGAGATCCGCAATCAGGTCGGCGGCATGCAGACCAGCATCGATCAGGCGGTCGGTGCCATCTCCCATATCGCGACGGTCATCTACCGGCTGAACGACATGGCCGGCGCGGTCGCCGCCGCGGTTCAGGAGCAGTCTGCCGCCACCGCCGAGATCGGCCGCAACGCCAATCAGGCCGCCCTCGGCACCAGCCATGTCACGGCGAACATGTCAGGCGTCAGCGAGGCGGCACAGACCACCTCAGCCGGCTCCACCCAGGTTCTCTCGGCCGCGCGCTCGCTGGCCGACCGCTCGACGCGGCTGCGGAGCTCGGTCGACGGCTTCCTGCGCGACGTGGTCGCCGCCTGACGGCCACGCTCCGCGCCGCCATCTTTTCACGGCTCTCTCCCGGGTGATCCTCCAACCCGCACCTTGGCCGCGTTCCGGACATCATCCGGTGCGCGGCCTTCTTTTTTTCCGGGCGCACGGCCATGCTTTGAGCACATGGGCCTGCGGCCATGCGCCTCGCCCACAACCATGGCGATCCGCGCTATACTGGTGCCTGTATCACAACACGCGGGCAGCACGGGGACCGGCATGCACACCCAGGATCAATCGGCGGCCATCGCCTGTCTTCGGGCGGCACTCGACACCGGCGACGGAGAGCCGCCCCGGCTGGTGGAAACCCATATCTCGCTGGTGTTCATCGGCGCCAGCCGGGTGATGAAGCTGAAAAAGGCGGTGCGGCTGCCCTATCTGGATTTCGGCACCGCCGAACGCCGGCTGGCGATGTGTCATCGCGAACTGACCCTGAACCGGCGCACCGCCCCCGATATCTATCGTTGTGTGCACCGGATCACCGCATCGGATGCAGGGGCTGCCGTGCTGAACGGGCCGGGCGCGCTGCTGGATGGCGTGGTCGAGATGGCCCGGTTCGATGAGGGCGGCCTGCTGGACCGGGTTGCCGCGACTGGCGGGCTGGATGACCGGCTGGTGGCCGAACTGGGCGCGATCGTGGCCGGTTTTCACGCCGCCGCCGCCATTGCCGGCCGCGATGACG
Coding sequences:
- a CDS encoding HpcH/HpaI aldolase/citrate lyase family protein, translating into MDQQTRPPRQTPPRQPRQTPPRPADFRLCRTWLFRDGAAPATADAGTEADVLIQDLEDFTTPALRPVARDLAPALYRQWRAAGRVACVRINPLAGDGRQDLAAVMAGAPDIVALPKVDSPARIVELDALIGEMERDHGLSPGSTAILPNIESARGILATAAIATASPRVIGCLMASEDLAADLGAERDRDAAELDHARGRFLIDCVAAGVIAVDCPYTWSDAEGAAACARRARRLGYTAKSLVDPGHAGAINAVLTPSPAEIATARRIVDRFDAARARGAARVELDGVLVELPRRNNAARLLARAHAFITAGLIGDPS
- a CDS encoding YaiI/YqxD family protein, which encodes MTTRPVIHIDADACPVKAEVYKVAARYGLKVRVVSNAWINIPEGPLVERVIVGDGFDAADDRIVEDTTAGDIVITADIQLAGRCLGAGAAAIGPDGREFTGANIGSALAMRALMADLRAGVGAEGLRGPKPMTARDRSSFLQTLDRVVTRQLRG
- a CDS encoding OsmC family protein, which codes for MSHVNASIGSLPYAVTLSTGVHRLTADEPVAMGGNEQGPTPHQLLLSSLAACTSITLKMYATHQHWPLDGLDVTVAFARDEDDENIVVIDRTIAFHGDLNDAQTAALLDLAERTPVTLTIKPGMPVRTELHRDAELEEV
- a CDS encoding methyl-accepting chemotaxis protein; its protein translation is MTMLSNLRVSSKILIVIMMMALVATAIAGLANWGLTRLSMATETVKMAGHNVRDGTRTNQLIIDLNRAEYRIAADPSQLADALADITAAEAEVVTLLNGLKTQASPEELARIAAVEAGIVPYFAEIDEAVRLAGQAAGRVLSADQRASVTEAAHGREMAAALERDIAALVNATVARADRTAQEAEAMAHEVELVVMGVALAGIAAGLVFGLLIASRGIVRPLAATVVGLKDLANGRLDVTVANTGRRDEIGDIARTMLVFKENAIERQRLADLQAVQDAAKLKRAEDVSRLILGFDKDVSEVLGVMSHASEELEATAQLLSAGSEETSRQAATVNAAAEQASVNVQTVAAATEELTATVAEVARRMEDARMVATDASNEADRAKSFVGELDQAGRAIASVITLISEIASQTNLLALNATIEAARAGEAGKGFAVVASEVKTLATQTARATDEIRNQVGGMQTSIDQAVGAISHIATVIYRLNDMAGAVAAAVQEQSAATAEIGRNANQAALGTSHVTANMSGVSEAAQTTSAGSTQVLSAARSLADRSTRLRSSVDGFLRDVVAA